Proteins encoded in a region of the Hyphomicrobiales bacterium genome:
- a CDS encoding calcium/sodium antiporter, with translation MEFTLYLIVGFAILIVAGDLLVRGSVSLAEHFGIPSIVIGLTIVAFGTSAPELMISLKAALTGHGGISIGNVVGSNIANILLVLGLPALIKAIPCGGVGSARNAGFMIVVTGIFIACCWYQPFTYIHGIVLLLLLAVFLTDSVIFSRKQRALGIATQDPLDEVDGRTDNLTLAGVFLVIGLIGLPIGGHLAVNGAIGIATLLGVSETAIALSVVAIGTSLPEVVTAIIAARKGQIELAMGNVIGSNVFNILAIIGTTALVTPIYTPERIQQFDLWVMAGTSAFLLPFVFRCIPISRRIGAMMLLSYAVYLFMVFKLEV, from the coding sequence ATGGAATTCACGCTCTATCTCATCGTAGGCTTTGCCATTTTAATCGTTGCTGGCGATCTTCTCGTGCGTGGCTCGGTCTCTCTGGCTGAACACTTCGGTATTCCAAGTATCGTAATTGGGCTGACAATTGTCGCCTTTGGCACATCGGCGCCGGAACTTATGATCTCGCTCAAAGCCGCCCTTACTGGGCATGGTGGCATTTCTATCGGTAATGTGGTTGGCAGTAATATCGCCAATATTCTACTCGTTCTTGGTCTGCCCGCACTCATCAAGGCGATCCCTTGCGGCGGTGTTGGATCTGCGCGTAACGCGGGTTTCATGATCGTTGTGACCGGCATATTTATCGCTTGCTGCTGGTATCAACCCTTCACCTATATCCACGGTATCGTATTGTTATTGCTTTTGGCGGTATTCCTTACTGATTCCGTTATTTTTTCGCGCAAACAACGCGCCCTAGGTATTGCTACACAGGATCCGCTTGACGAAGTTGACGGCAGAACAGACAATCTTACTCTGGCTGGTGTATTTCTTGTAATAGGTCTGATCGGCCTGCCCATTGGCGGGCATCTGGCCGTTAATGGTGCCATCGGCATTGCTACGCTGTTAGGCGTATCGGAAACTGCAATCGCCTTGTCCGTCGTAGCTATAGGAACCTCATTGCCTGAGGTAGTAACAGCAATAATCGCCGCTCGCAAAGGGCAGATAGAACTTGCAATGGGTAATGTGATTGGCTCGAATGTCTTCAATATTTTGGCAATCATTGGAACGACCGCCCTCGTCACTCCAATCTACACACCAGAGCGCATTCAACAGTTTGACCTTTGGGTAATGGCAGGCACTTCAGCCTTCCTTCTACCATTTGTTTTCCGATGCATCCCAATAAGCCGCCGCATTGGCGCGATGATGCTTTTGTCATATGCTGTTTATCTATTCATGGTGTTCAAACTGGAGGTTTAG
- the purM gene encoding phosphoribosylformylglycinamidine cyclo-ligase: MTNDNECKPGVTYADAGVDIDAGNDVVDRIKPLVKSTARPGSNPDLGGFGGLFDLKAAGFTDPILVAANDGVGTKLKIAIETGIHSTVGIDLVAMCVNDLVVQGAEPLFFLDYLATGKLDAAQAADIIAGIAEGCKQAGCALIGGETAEMPGMYSGGDYDLAGFCVGAAERTDLLPRKDIIEGDALIGLASSGVHSNGFSLVRKLVSDNGFNWKDQAPFDESQTIGAALLEPTRIYVKSTLAAIRKTGAVKALAHITGGGLTENIPRVLPDDLAANLDLTSITLPSVFKWLSKLGSIDEAELVRTFNCGVGMVLVVDKDKVDEVITTLNAEGESAFSLGSLNARDGESVVYQGSLT, from the coding sequence ATGACCAACGATAACGAATGCAAACCGGGTGTGACTTATGCAGACGCAGGTGTCGATATTGATGCTGGCAATGACGTCGTTGACCGCATTAAGCCGCTCGTCAAATCAACCGCACGTCCTGGCTCCAATCCTGACCTTGGTGGGTTTGGCGGTCTATTTGACCTGAAAGCCGCTGGTTTTACAGATCCGATATTGGTTGCAGCCAATGATGGTGTTGGCACCAAATTGAAAATAGCCATTGAAACTGGCATTCATTCAACAGTGGGCATTGATCTGGTGGCTATGTGCGTGAACGATCTTGTTGTGCAGGGGGCTGAACCACTTTTCTTCCTCGATTATCTGGCCACAGGCAAGCTTGATGCCGCGCAGGCAGCGGACATCATCGCGGGGATTGCTGAAGGCTGCAAACAAGCAGGTTGTGCGCTGATTGGCGGCGAGACCGCAGAAATGCCAGGCATGTACTCAGGCGGGGATTATGACCTTGCCGGTTTTTGCGTAGGTGCTGCTGAGCGCACAGACCTTTTGCCCCGCAAAGACATTATTGAGGGCGACGCATTGATCGGGCTTGCCTCATCCGGCGTTCATTCCAATGGCTTTTCACTTGTTCGCAAACTTGTGAGCGACAATGGTTTTAATTGGAAAGACCAAGCGCCTTTTGATGAAAGCCAAACAATAGGTGCAGCCCTACTTGAACCAACACGTATTTATGTGAAATCAACACTGGCCGCTATTCGCAAAACTGGCGCAGTCAAAGCACTAGCGCATATCACAGGCGGTGGCCTCACAGAAAATATACCGCGTGTTTTACCGGATGATCTGGCGGCAAACCTTGATCTCACATCCATCACCCTGCCATCCGTATTCAAATGGCTATCAAAGCTTGGCTCGATTGATGAGGCGGAACTGGTGCGCACCTTCAACTGCGGCGTGGGTATGGTGCTTGTGGTCGACAAAGATAAAGTGGATGAAGTAATCACCACCCTTAACGCAGAAGGCGAAAGTGCGTTTTCTCTTGGTAGCTTAAACGCACGAGATGGTGAATCTGTTGTCTATCAAGGGTCCCTCACCTAA
- a CDS encoding molybdopterin-dependent oxidoreductase → MNKKLNTNTFSSTCPHDCPSTCSLKIDLGPDGRMVRVRGAEENTYTDGVICAKVARYAERVHHPDRLTKSYRRTGEKGSGDFQEITFDAALDEVAETFLKLAQLHGTETVWPYYYAGTMGLVQRDAINGLRHKMRYSRQHNSICTTPAWAGYVAGTGRLGGVDPREMAKADCIVIWGTNPVATQVNVMTHAIKARKERGTKIVVVDIYETGTMKQADHKIILRPGTDSALAAAIMHVLFRDGLADRDYLERYTDDPKGLEAHLTERTPQWAADITGLSVDAINQLAHLMGSNPKTYIRLGYGMTRQQNGTSTMHAITSIAAVTGSWLHEGGGAFHSNSGTYPINNNLIQGIDAVDPDIRTLDQSRIGAVLCGEAADLYGGPPVHGLFIQNINPMVVAPDLRKVRRGFLRDDLFTCVHEQFMTETALMADIVLPATMFSEHDDIYRSGGHTHLSLGPKIMDPPEGCRSNYEVICGLASRLGLDDPLYKVSAREQVDVIVKTSGKTDWDQMQNDPWLDMGLDFNEAHFIDGFNWPDGKYRFKPIWDDVMYPFRSPDSMGLLGDLQSMPVFPDHWDNNEAIDETHKFNLATSPARQFLNTSFTETSTSIKREGRPTLLIHPDDAREQAIKDGDEVVIGNEQGEVHLHANHFAGLLCGTLIAEGVWPNKAHIKGEGINTLITDRPIAPFGGVSFHDCRVWLKRVENQA, encoded by the coding sequence ATGAATAAGAAATTAAACACAAACACTTTCTCATCAACTTGCCCGCATGATTGTCCTTCGACCTGCAGCTTGAAGATTGATCTGGGACCAGATGGCCGGATGGTTCGCGTGCGTGGAGCAGAGGAAAACACTTATACTGATGGGGTTATCTGCGCCAAGGTGGCGCGTTATGCCGAGCGTGTACATCATCCTGATCGATTGACAAAAAGCTACCGTCGAACTGGCGAAAAAGGGTCGGGGGATTTTCAGGAAATCACTTTTGATGCGGCCTTAGATGAAGTTGCTGAGACTTTTTTGAAACTGGCACAACTCCATGGCACAGAGACAGTTTGGCCCTATTATTATGCAGGTACTATGGGGCTCGTACAGCGTGATGCTATCAATGGACTGCGCCATAAGATGCGCTATTCTAGACAGCATAATAGCATCTGCACCACGCCGGCTTGGGCGGGTTATGTAGCTGGTACAGGCCGTCTGGGTGGGGTTGATCCCCGCGAGATGGCAAAAGCGGATTGCATTGTCATTTGGGGCACGAACCCTGTTGCGACACAGGTCAATGTCATGACCCATGCAATTAAAGCGCGTAAAGAGCGCGGCACGAAAATTGTCGTGGTTGATATCTATGAGACCGGCACAATGAAACAAGCCGACCATAAAATCATCTTGCGACCCGGCACAGACAGTGCACTTGCGGCGGCGATTATGCATGTGTTGTTTCGTGATGGCCTTGCGGATAGGGATTACCTTGAGCGCTATACGGACGACCCAAAAGGGCTTGAAGCTCACCTGACAGAGCGTACACCCCAGTGGGCTGCTGATATCACGGGTCTCAGCGTCGATGCAATCAATCAACTTGCGCATTTGATGGGGAGCAATCCAAAAACATATATCCGTCTTGGATACGGTATGACCCGTCAGCAAAATGGCACCTCGACCATGCATGCGATTACCTCCATTGCCGCTGTGACTGGCTCATGGCTCCATGAAGGGGGCGGGGCATTTCATTCAAACTCGGGTACTTATCCCATCAATAACAATCTCATTCAGGGGATTGATGCGGTTGATCCTGATATACGAACCTTAGACCAATCACGCATCGGCGCGGTTTTGTGTGGTGAGGCGGCAGATCTTTATGGTGGTCCTCCAGTACACGGCCTTTTCATTCAAAATATAAACCCAATGGTTGTAGCGCCAGACTTGCGCAAAGTACGGCGTGGTTTTCTGCGCGACGACTTGTTCACCTGTGTCCATGAGCAATTTATGACAGAAACGGCACTGATGGCCGATATCGTGTTGCCTGCAACAATGTTTAGTGAGCATGATGATATCTATCGTTCTGGCGGGCATACGCATTTGTCACTTGGGCCTAAAATAATGGATCCACCAGAAGGTTGTCGCTCAAACTATGAAGTAATCTGTGGTCTCGCCTCAAGGCTTGGTCTTGATGATCCGCTCTACAAGGTGAGCGCACGAGAGCAGGTGGATGTGATTGTAAAAACATCGGGAAAAACGGATTGGGATCAAATGCAAAATGATCCTTGGCTCGATATGGGTCTTGATTTTAATGAGGCGCATTTTATTGATGGTTTTAATTGGCCCGATGGCAAATATCGCTTCAAACCGATCTGGGATGATGTGATGTATCCGTTCCGCTCACCGGATAGCATGGGCTTGTTGGGGGATTTGCAATCGATGCCAGTATTTCCAGATCATTGGGATAATAATGAAGCTATCGATGAAACTCATAAATTCAACCTTGCCACATCACCGGCGCGTCAATTTTTGAATACATCCTTTACGGAAACATCAACAAGCATCAAACGAGAAGGGCGACCAACATTGCTGATCCACCCTGATGATGCGCGCGAACAGGCGATCAAGGATGGTGATGAAGTGGTGATTGGCAATGAACAAGGCGAAGTGCATCTGCATGCCAACCATTTTGCGGGTTTGTTGTGCGGCACATTGATTGCCGAAGGTGTTTGGCCGAACAAGGCTCATATTAAAGGTGAAGGCATCAATACGCTGATCACAGATCGTCCCATTGCCCCATTTGGTGGGGTGTCATTCCATGATTGTCGTGTCTGGTTGAAACGCGTTGAAAACCAAGCCTAA
- a CDS encoding DUF1176 domain-containing protein, which produces MMKAKVVQLSLLLSLFLIAPISYSKSNESVTFQSWSVVCGDDNFCTATTPDQSNAAGALKVRRYNDEKANWEISVQTKADNPSQFGPLSLRIAGQRRNTLKANRDYASFSNANEFFLINTSALNLLFRRMIESRRVFVVFGAKNQQKINASYSLNGLSNALLWIDEEQNRVGSRRTVGPPIERSTEKPKSVQHDAETIATNLHRKTLDPSLCDVSAEQTYRIGVTVEALDEATSLVMIPCFAAASNTSFRVFLVDKESQTATLQLWATYSAFTGWVGTDILSNVSYDIVSKELTMLHKGRGHGDCGIRGKWGWKSDGRFEMIEFSAKDDCDGVDNDWPIIFPAPKVIP; this is translated from the coding sequence ATGATGAAAGCAAAGGTTGTTCAACTCTCTCTCCTCTTATCATTATTTCTGATAGCACCGATATCCTATAGCAAGTCAAATGAGAGCGTTACCTTTCAAAGCTGGTCAGTCGTTTGCGGGGATGACAATTTTTGCACAGCCACCACACCAGATCAAAGCAATGCGGCGGGCGCACTGAAAGTCCGGCGCTATAATGATGAAAAAGCTAACTGGGAAATATCGGTCCAAACCAAAGCGGATAATCCTTCTCAGTTCGGCCCTTTATCCCTACGCATTGCGGGCCAACGCCGTAACACCTTGAAAGCGAATCGTGATTACGCAAGTTTTTCAAATGCAAACGAGTTTTTCTTAATCAACACATCCGCTTTGAACCTTCTGTTTCGTCGCATGATTGAAAGCAGACGCGTGTTTGTTGTGTTTGGTGCAAAAAATCAGCAAAAAATTAATGCAAGCTATTCCCTCAATGGACTATCGAATGCGCTTTTGTGGATTGATGAAGAACAAAACCGAGTTGGGTCACGCCGCACAGTTGGACCACCTATTGAGCGCTCAACTGAAAAACCTAAATCTGTTCAACACGATGCTGAAACTATAGCGACAAATCTGCACCGTAAGACACTCGACCCATCGCTTTGTGATGTATCAGCAGAACAAACCTACAGGATAGGCGTGACAGTTGAAGCGCTCGATGAAGCAACATCACTTGTGATGATCCCTTGCTTTGCGGCTGCTTCAAATACGAGCTTTCGAGTTTTCTTAGTGGATAAAGAAAGCCAGACTGCCACGCTTCAACTATGGGCCACTTATTCAGCTTTCACTGGTTGGGTTGGAACGGATATCCTCTCAAACGTCAGCTACGACATTGTGAGTAAAGAGCTTACAATGCTTCATAAAGGCCGCGGCCATGGTGATTGTGGCATACGCGGCAAATGGGGCTGGAAAAGCGATGGTAGATTCGAAATGATAGAATTTTCGGCAAAGGATGATTGCGACGGGGTAGATAATGATTGGCCAATCATTTTTCCTGCACCCAAAGTCATCCCTTAA
- a CDS encoding AI-2E family transporter, whose protein sequence is MVWQRQAIYWVIAFVFFLAFIYVFSSILLPFVAGMVLAYILDPIADKFEKWSLSRMAATILILIIFLFLFLLALLILVPIIGKQMIEFIEHVPGYIRSLQAFFVSDWFSALTDRLPFDVADLHALVGNFVDDGVLWITKLLGSVLSGGQALLSIISLFVITPVVAFYLLYDWDNMTAKLDGWLPRDHALTIRRLVAEMADMIAGFIRAQGLICLLLGIFYAVALSMTGLKFGLLLGLGIGLISFVPFIGAILGGILSIGLALAQFLPEQNYIIIGAVFIIFVAGQFFEGNILQPRIMGDHVQLHPVWLMFALFAFGSLFGFVGMLIAVPAAACIGVLVRFGLERYLGSHLYLGDEGEGE, encoded by the coding sequence ATGGTCTGGCAGAGGCAAGCGATCTATTGGGTAATAGCTTTCGTTTTTTTTCTTGCTTTCATTTATGTGTTCTCAAGCATTTTATTGCCCTTCGTCGCGGGTATGGTCCTTGCCTATATTCTTGACCCGATCGCGGACAAGTTTGAGAAATGGAGCCTTAGCCGTATGGCTGCAACCATTTTAATTCTCATTATCTTTTTGTTTCTATTTTTACTGGCGCTTTTGATCCTTGTACCAATCATCGGCAAACAGATGATTGAGTTCATAGAGCATGTTCCAGGTTATATACGCTCACTGCAAGCCTTTTTCGTTTCAGACTGGTTTTCAGCCTTGACCGACCGTTTGCCTTTTGATGTGGCTGATTTGCATGCTTTGGTGGGTAATTTTGTCGATGATGGTGTGCTGTGGATAACGAAGCTCTTGGGATCTGTTTTGAGTGGTGGACAGGCACTGCTTAGCATTATTTCTCTTTTTGTTATCACGCCAGTCGTTGCTTTTTATCTGCTTTATGATTGGGATAATATGACAGCTAAGCTTGATGGCTGGTTGCCCCGCGACCACGCATTGACCATTCGCCGTCTTGTCGCTGAAATGGCGGATATGATCGCTGGATTCATAAGAGCGCAGGGATTGATTTGCCTGCTTTTGGGAATTTTTTATGCGGTGGCTCTAAGCATGACCGGATTGAAATTTGGTCTCTTGTTAGGGCTTGGTATCGGCTTGATCAGTTTTGTTCCATTCATTGGCGCGATTTTAGGAGGTATTTTATCCATCGGCCTTGCACTCGCACAGTTTTTGCCAGAGCAAAATTACATTATTATCGGGGCTGTTTTTATTATTTTCGTTGCTGGTCAGTTTTTTGAGGGCAATATCTTGCAACCGCGTATCATGGGTGATCATGTGCAACTCCATCCTGTTTGGTTGATGTTTGCGCTTTTTGCTTTTGGTTCGTTATTCGGTTTTGTCGGCATGTTAATTGCGGTGCCTGCGGCGGCATGTATTGGCGTGCTGGTGCGATTTGGTTTAGAGCGCTATTTGGGAAGTCATCTTTATCTTGGGGATGAAGGTGAGGGTGAGTGA
- the purN gene encoding phosphoribosylglycinamide formyltransferase, with the protein MASTPKKRVAVLISGGGTNLQSLIDATSAANFPAQICLVISNKADAYGLTRAQKAGIDTRTLPHKDYESRSAFDEALDKALKDANIELICLAGFMRLLTPAFIEKWTNKILNIHPSLLPSFPGLHVHQRAIDAGVRFSGCTVHIVREEMDVGPIIAQAVVPLAQDDTADTLAARILASEHEIYPKALEWIASGQAEIVGERVFLDQALSVPDSQYHPN; encoded by the coding sequence ATGGCCAGCACACCCAAAAAGCGCGTTGCAGTTTTGATTTCTGGTGGCGGCACCAACCTGCAATCGCTGATTGATGCAACAAGTGCGGCCAATTTTCCTGCACAAATTTGCTTGGTGATTTCCAATAAAGCGGACGCCTATGGCCTAACCCGCGCACAAAAAGCTGGCATTGATACAAGAACGCTACCGCACAAGGACTATGAATCACGCAGTGCATTTGATGAAGCATTGGATAAGGCCTTAAAGGACGCCAATATCGAGCTGATATGCCTTGCCGGCTTCATGCGGCTTTTAACACCTGCCTTTATTGAAAAATGGACCAATAAAATTCTCAATATTCATCCTTCACTCCTTCCCTCGTTTCCTGGACTGCATGTCCATCAACGCGCGATTGATGCAGGTGTGCGCTTTTCAGGTTGCACAGTGCATATTGTGCGAGAAGAAATGGATGTCGGACCTATTATTGCACAAGCCGTTGTGCCACTCGCACAGGATGATACGGCTGACACATTGGCTGCGCGTATTTTGGCGTCAGAGCATGAAATTTACCCCAAAGCCCTAGAATGGATAGCAAGTGGGCAAGCCGAAATTGTTGGAGAACGCGTCTTTCTCGATCAGGCGTTGAGCGTACCAGATAGTCAATATCACCCGAATTAG
- the pgsA gene encoding CDP-diacylglycerol--glycerol-3-phosphate 3-phosphatidyltransferase — MTTSQISNSEKAKQKARERSLTLSLPNLLTYGRIVAVPAVIACFYFDGPFSNWVAFSLFVVASITDFLDGYLARAWSQQSALGRMLDPIADKLLIAASLLGLCAFGVITSWSVWAAVIILFREIAVSGLREFLASLQVSVPVSNLAKWKTAIQMTALAVLLIGPALGPIYVDAGIALLWIAAIVTLITGYDYFRAGLRHLLEDDA, encoded by the coding sequence ATGACAACATCTCAGATATCAAATAGCGAAAAAGCCAAGCAGAAGGCACGTGAGAGATCACTCACGCTCAGCTTGCCAAATTTGTTGACCTATGGGCGAATTGTCGCCGTGCCCGCAGTTATTGCCTGCTTTTATTTCGATGGACCTTTCAGCAATTGGGTGGCATTCAGCTTATTCGTTGTCGCCTCGATTACCGATTTTCTTGATGGATATCTAGCTCGTGCTTGGTCCCAGCAATCAGCTTTGGGGCGTATGCTTGATCCTATCGCAGACAAATTGCTTATCGCTGCCTCCCTGTTGGGATTGTGTGCCTTTGGCGTAATTACCTCATGGTCTGTTTGGGCAGCGGTAATTATTTTATTCAGAGAAATAGCGGTGTCCGGTCTTCGTGAGTTTCTTGCATCCCTTCAAGTTAGCGTGCCGGTATCCAATCTAGCCAAATGGAAAACAGCCATACAGATGACCGCTTTGGCGGTCCTCCTCATCGGCCCGGCCCTTGGCCCAATTTATGTTGATGCAGGGATCGCTCTTTTGTGGATTGCCGCAATCGTCACGCTGATTACCGGTTATGATTATTTTCGTGCTGGTCTGCGCCATCTTTTAGAGGATGACGCATGA
- a CDS encoding SDR family oxidoreductase, whose translation MTLPYKTALITGGAKRIGKAITENLAQNGWAVAIHCNSSRAAGDELAHEINENGGRAAVIAADLSDLAAVKTIIPQAIDALGPINLLVNNASVFEADDIHTMSEKSWSFHQTVNLAAPAFLTQAFAKNLPKAEHGNIVNIIDQRVLKLSPEFFSYQLTKSTLWVATRTLAQSLAPLIRVNAISPGPTIQNARQRPEDFQAQLDGILLKKGAKLEEFGRTIRYLVDTPSITGQMICLDGGQHLAWETPDIAGIPE comes from the coding sequence ATGACGCTACCCTATAAAACAGCTCTGATTACGGGTGGCGCTAAGCGCATAGGCAAAGCGATCACTGAAAATCTGGCGCAAAACGGCTGGGCTGTTGCAATCCACTGCAATTCATCACGCGCTGCTGGCGATGAGTTGGCACACGAAATCAATGAAAACGGTGGGCGGGCAGCCGTTATAGCCGCGGATCTTAGTGACCTAGCGGCTGTTAAGACCATTATTCCACAAGCGATCGATGCCCTCGGGCCCATCAATTTGTTGGTGAATAATGCTTCCGTGTTTGAGGCTGATGATATCCACACCATGAGCGAAAAATCATGGTCATTCCATCAGACCGTCAATTTAGCTGCGCCTGCTTTTCTTACGCAGGCCTTTGCAAAAAATCTGCCAAAGGCAGAGCACGGCAATATCGTCAATATCATTGATCAGCGCGTTTTAAAATTAAGCCCTGAGTTCTTTTCATATCAGCTCACCAAGAGCACGCTATGGGTTGCGACACGCACGCTAGCCCAGTCTCTCGCCCCTCTTATCCGCGTTAACGCCATCTCCCCAGGCCCCACGATACAGAACGCCAGACAACGCCCCGAAGACTTTCAGGCGCAGCTCGACGGTATTTTGTTGAAAAAAGGGGCAAAGCTAGAAGAATTTGGCCGCACAATCCGCTATCTTGTCGATACACCATCGATAACCGGCCAGATGATTTGCCTCGACGGTGGGCAGCATCTGGCTTGGGAGACACCGGATATTGCAGGCATTCCTGAGTGA
- the uvrC gene encoding excinuclease ABC subunit UvrC → MKRTLKDGAAVIADFVTRLPNAPGVYRMINEKGDVLYVGKARALKKRVASYTRPAGLSTRIIRMVQATTTMEFVTTKTETEALLLEANLIKRFHPPFNVLLRDDKSFPYILISDDHDAAQLTKHRGARQRKGQYFGPFAAVAAVDRTIIALQKSFLLRSCTDSVYESRTRPCLLYQIKRCSAPCTGEISLENYGDLVQEASEFLRGKSSDIKQRLANQMEESSSQQDYERAAIYRDRLASLAMIQSRQDINLQSTEEADVFAIHQEGGQACVQVFFFRTGQNWGNRAYFPRVDKTDTPATILSAFLGQFYDGKPCPRLILLNEDFDERELLAQALSEKNGHKIVAIVPKRGEKRAVVKGATDNARRALERKLAESSTQIKLLEGVKEAFGLEETPKRIEVYDNSHIMGTNAVGGMVVAGPEGFVKGQYRKFNIKDVDIEPGDDYGMMREVLRRRFTRLIKEQPRTDNSTSKQEREHSDAPLTNDDAIGWPDLVLIDGGKGQLSAVVETFAELGVEGVPLVGIAKGVERDAGRERFFMPKREAFMLPERDPVLYFVQRLRDEAHRFAIGTHRARRKKDMIKNPLDEIVGVGPARKRALLQHFGTAKVVKRAGMDDLMEVDGINEHTARLVYNFFHENSDDA, encoded by the coding sequence ATCAAGCGCACCTTAAAAGACGGCGCTGCGGTGATTGCTGATTTTGTCACGCGCCTGCCCAATGCTCCCGGCGTATACCGCATGATCAATGAAAAAGGTGACGTTCTTTATGTTGGCAAAGCGCGTGCTTTAAAAAAGCGAGTAGCCAGCTATACCAGACCCGCAGGGCTATCAACGCGCATCATTCGCATGGTGCAAGCCACTACGACAATGGAATTTGTTACCACCAAGACAGAAACCGAAGCGCTATTACTTGAAGCCAATTTGATTAAGCGGTTTCATCCGCCATTCAATGTACTTTTGCGTGACGATAAATCCTTTCCCTATATTCTGATTTCCGACGACCACGATGCCGCACAATTGACCAAGCATCGAGGTGCCAGACAGCGTAAGGGGCAGTATTTTGGACCTTTTGCAGCCGTCGCAGCAGTTGATCGGACCATCATTGCCCTACAAAAATCTTTTCTTTTGCGCTCTTGCACAGACAGTGTTTATGAAAGCCGTACTCGCCCTTGCCTGCTTTATCAAATCAAACGTTGCTCAGCCCCCTGCACTGGCGAAATCAGTTTAGAAAATTATGGTGACCTCGTTCAAGAAGCGAGCGAGTTTTTGCGTGGCAAAAGCAGCGATATTAAACAGCGGCTAGCCAACCAAATGGAAGAATCGTCAAGCCAACAAGACTATGAGCGTGCCGCCATCTACCGCGACCGTCTGGCTTCTTTGGCGATGATACAAAGCCGCCAAGACATAAACCTACAATCGACTGAAGAAGCGGATGTTTTTGCCATCCATCAGGAAGGTGGGCAGGCTTGCGTGCAGGTATTTTTCTTTCGTACCGGCCAAAACTGGGGCAATCGAGCCTATTTTCCACGTGTTGATAAAACCGACACACCAGCAACAATACTCAGTGCTTTTCTTGGCCAATTTTATGATGGCAAGCCTTGCCCGCGTTTGATTTTGCTGAATGAAGATTTTGATGAACGCGAGCTATTGGCTCAAGCGTTGAGCGAAAAGAACGGACATAAAATTGTAGCCATTGTTCCCAAGCGTGGTGAAAAACGCGCTGTTGTCAAAGGAGCCACAGATAACGCTCGCAGAGCACTTGAGCGCAAACTGGCAGAATCATCAACTCAGATAAAACTGCTTGAGGGCGTCAAAGAGGCCTTCGGTCTTGAAGAAACACCAAAGCGCATAGAGGTCTATGATAACTCACACATCATGGGCACGAACGCTGTGGGCGGAATGGTCGTTGCTGGGCCAGAAGGTTTCGTTAAAGGGCAGTATCGCAAGTTCAACATCAAGGATGTCGACATTGAACCAGGTGATGACTACGGCATGATGCGCGAAGTGCTGCGCCGCCGTTTCACACGATTGATAAAAGAACAACCGCGCACTGACAATTCAACAAGTAAGCAAGAGCGCGAACACAGTGATGCACCCCTCACCAATGACGATGCAATCGGCTGGCCTGATCTTGTATTAATTGACGGTGGCAAGGGTCAGTTAAGTGCGGTTGTTGAAACTTTTGCTGAACTGGGTGTTGAAGGTGTGCCGTTGGTCGGTATCGCTAAAGGGGTTGAGCGCGATGCGGGGCGTGAACGATTTTTCATGCCCAAGCGTGAAGCTTTCATGTTGCCTGAACGCGATCCAGTTTTATATTTTGTGCAACGTTTGCGCGATGAAGCCCACCGTTTTGCCATAGGCACGCACCGCGCGCGGCGTAAAAAGGATATGATAAAAAATCCGCTAGATGAAATCGTCGGTGTGGGCCCTGCTCGTAAACGCGCGCTCTTGCAGCATTTTGGAACGGCTAAGGTTGTGAAACGCGCTGGTATGGATGATTTGATGGAAGTGGATGGAATCAACGAGCACACAGCCCGGCTGGTTTATAATTTCTTCCACGAGAACAGCGACGACGCTTAA